Below is a window of Sylvia atricapilla isolate bSylAtr1 chromosome 2, bSylAtr1.pri, whole genome shotgun sequence DNA.
gtatttatttatttaaatgctttctagtttgctgctgctgctcacccagcTCTCCTCTGGCTCAAGGCCCTACTTGCTTAGCTGGCTTTCGGGTCCTCTTCAGGCTTAGCCAGTGCTGCTTTGCAAGACCACCCTTCTCTGGGGGATCACGGAGGCAATCCactcagcagtgccctgctTGGCCTCTTCCCACGTGTAGCGGGGCACGTAGCCAAAatcctgctgtgcttttctgtaGGAAAAGGTGAAGGGGGTGTTCAGCAGCCTGACCAGGTGCCGGTTGGTGGAGGGGATGTACCTGACAAAGGGCCGCAGCAGGAAGCTCACGATCTCCAGCAGCAGCGAGAAGTAATAGAGCACTGTCAGAGGCATGGGCAGCTGGGGCTCgatcccaaaccccagctccTTGGTCAGCTCGTAGTTGAGATCAGCGTAGCTCATGTGAGGGGTGTCATCTGAGATGTAGTAGAACTTGCCCCTGACGTGCTTGGCTTTCTGCGGGGCTCGGAGCGCCTTGGCTGCCTGCAGGTGTGCCCAGGCGATGTTGCCCACGTAGACAGGGTTCACCAGAGCCTCCTTCCTGGAGAAGCGCAGGTAGATgttcttgttcagcaggcacTTGTCCAGGTGGCCTTGGAGAAACGGGCAGCCTTCCCCAAAAATGTACATGGATCTCAGGGCACAGGTCATCAGCGTGCCACCATCCCTCAGCACCTGGCCGTCTGCTTTCAGCACAGAGTCCTCTGCCAGTCTCTTGCTTTGGGCATAAGGGAATTTGGATGTGCTCTCATAAACTGTGTCTTCATCACCATTGAAAATGGGGTCACCTTTGCAGTTTGGGCCTGTCACTTCTATGGTACTGGTGTATATGAAGTGCTGGACGTTGCAGCGGACACAcgcctccagcagcagctgagtaccttcagaaaacaaacatgaaaggCAGTCTAGGGCCCCTTAACCAGGAAAAAGTGGGAATTTCAAAtcagaaacagcagctctggcctGAGCTTAGCCAGATCTCCCTCCTTGCAGCTGGAACAAtcctgtcctgcacagggcagtATATTCAATGACACTGAACCTGCTCTGAATCTGTATTTAAGAAGTATAAGTGCACCTTCCAGAGTTAAACAAGGGTGAATATTTGGTCCTAATTGCATGTTGGGTGGATATGTTTATGCCAAGAATCAAATTTTTGCCCTTCCTTAACTTAACATGAGTACTGACCACAAATTCAGGGACTTGTGCCTCTTGGTTGGATGGGGTTGGCTTAGGGCAGAGAGCCTTCAGAATGTGCCCCTCTCCTTAGGTATCCTCCCTGCTCCATGGAGAAGCCCATGTTTTTTAGGCTTGAGGATGCTCTTGGGTGGTTTGCTAAGAAGGGCCAGAATCAGTATGGGACCTAAATGAGTGCACTCACACTCAGTACAAATCTATCCAGTGTTCAATTAACTAAAGAGAAGGTCTTGAAGAGAAACATGGTAAGCAAGGCACCATAACATCTAGTCAAAGATCATTAAGTGCAATGAGAAAAGAGAGGCTTGTGTATGTGTGCCTCCTATTCTGGCATATTCTGGCTTTTCCTTGCAGTAGTACAGGGTTTCTTACATTTAAAATCCTTTAATGCTTTCATCGGGGCCAGCAGAGGTCAGCTGTTCAAAGTCTTTTAAATAGCCAAGAGGGTTAAACGAGGAAAGCACATTGAAGGGGGAAATAAATACTTCACTAAGTTGTGTTGTTATAGTTGCAATTAGAATCTTCTTTTTCTACCCAGATTTTAGGCAGAAATTGCCTTATTTTTTGTGCATGGTGTAATGAGAGAAATTAAGTGTAAAAAGGCCAATGACTTTGGAAGAGAAGACACAGCTCAAAGACATTTGGAAACATCTTTGGCGAATGAACATTAAACTAAAATGACTGATATGATATCAGAAGAGTGTAGCCTAAAATCCAGGGCGTAAAATCAAAAACCAGCAGTGAGGTACATAAAAGATCTTCCAAGTCTGCTCAGTCTGTTACAGCACAACTGAAGGCAGCACAATGCAGACCAGACTAGTGTGACTGCGACAAATATAATGAATTAAAGAGGTTCAGAAGAGCTGGGAATACTGGCAGAAAAATATAGACTCATTAATGAGTGAAAAAATAGGAAGAATTATCGAACGGAATATTATTAGGGCACTGAAATTCCTCTTTTCAAGCttgaacaagaaaaagaaagaaattgaaataaatggaaaacaaatctgaatgaagctttcagaaaaattaaggaaatgcACTAAAAGGAGTCACACAGACAGGAATAAATTGATGTGAAAAATTAGTTCATGCGAGTCACCCTGTTTAGATGACATACAAGCCAGCGTcatctggaaaaatattttattatattatttttaaaataatagcttCGTGCCTGCTGACAAT
It encodes the following:
- the LOC136375583 gene encoding 3 beta-hydroxysteroid dehydrogenase/Delta 5-->4-isomerase-like; this translates as MSLAGVSCLVTGAGGFLGQRIVGLLLEEEEALAEVRLLDKAFSDETLGRFEKFKGKTEVKILEGDIRDVTFLHRACQGVSLVIHTASLIDTLGLIEKKLLWEVNVTGTQLLLEACVRCNVQHFIYTSTIEVTGPNCKGDPIFNGDEDTVYESTSKFPYAQSKRLAEDSVLKADGQVLRDGGTLMTCALRSMYIFGEGCPFLQGHLDKCLLNKNIYLRFSRKEALVNPVYVGNIAWAHLQAAKALRAPQKAKHVRGKFYYISDDTPHMSYADLNYELTKELGFGIEPQLPMPLTVLYYFSLLLEIVSFLLRPFVRYIPSTNRHLVRLLNTPFTFSYRKAQQDFGYVPRYTWEEAKQGTAEWIASVIPQRRVVLQSSTG